In Aureibaculum algae, the following are encoded in one genomic region:
- a CDS encoding N-acetylmuramoyl-L-alanine amidase — MKKIVLLFYLFGFVLIAQESRTTLLKVEKQFQQTYVSDVLKVEQIPNNPFVAFSIRVSGNAISKAIEAVYYKDINNEWQLFPVDENNFEVNKYHAMAYLDVKSEQTQVKIILKELATLDDIKFNFYYPYETAFLETKAQKKSSNLNTVKTKTLASCNCAAPTVITRASWCPNNDCPPNSNPSSTDVKFLIVHHTAGANTSSDWAAVVRSIWNYHVNTNGWSDVGYNFLLDKEGNVYEGREDDTTGAHFSGHNSGTSGMSLMGTYTTVTPETAMINSLKSLLAWKACVKGIDPIATKYHASSGSYIQTISGHRDGGSTECPGQKVYDMLPTIRTEVDGILSGCVALGIDDELLNKVKVYPNPFLDKIAIETSFLDNEVLVIKCFDVTGRMVFEDDNATKKSKAEIDLSFLSSGVYWLQLNIDNKTARFKLIKT, encoded by the coding sequence ATGAAAAAAATAGTACTCTTATTTTACTTGTTTGGTTTTGTTTTGATTGCTCAAGAATCTAGAACTACCTTACTTAAGGTTGAAAAACAGTTTCAACAAACTTATGTGTCAGATGTTTTAAAAGTAGAACAGATTCCCAACAATCCTTTTGTAGCTTTTTCTATTCGCGTTTCAGGTAATGCTATTTCTAAAGCCATTGAAGCTGTTTATTATAAGGATATTAATAATGAATGGCAGTTGTTTCCTGTTGATGAAAACAATTTTGAAGTCAATAAGTATCATGCCATGGCCTATCTGGATGTTAAGAGTGAGCAAACGCAAGTAAAAATAATTTTGAAGGAGCTGGCAACGCTAGATGATATAAAATTCAATTTTTATTATCCCTATGAAACAGCGTTTTTAGAAACGAAAGCACAAAAGAAAAGTAGTAATTTAAATACTGTCAAAACGAAAACATTGGCCTCTTGTAATTGTGCCGCTCCAACAGTAATAACAAGAGCTTCTTGGTGTCCCAATAATGATTGTCCACCAAATTCTAATCCAAGTTCTACAGATGTTAAGTTTTTAATAGTACATCATACGGCAGGAGCAAATACCTCTTCAGATTGGGCTGCAGTGGTACGTTCTATCTGGAATTACCATGTAAATACTAACGGTTGGTCAGATGTGGGGTATAACTTTTTATTGGATAAAGAAGGGAATGTTTATGAAGGGAGAGAAGATGATACGACAGGAGCTCATTTTTCAGGGCATAACAGTGGAACTTCAGGGATGTCATTGATGGGAACCTACACTACGGTAACCCCAGAAACCGCAATGATTAATAGTCTTAAAAGTTTGTTGGCATGGAAAGCCTGTGTAAAAGGTATAGATCCTATCGCAACAAAGTATCATGCTTCGTCAGGATCGTATATACAAACAATCTCTGGTCATAGAGATGGTGGTAGTACAGAATGTCCTGGGCAAAAGGTTTATGATATGTTACCAACTATTAGAACGGAAGTTGATGGTATTCTTAGCGGTTGTGTGGCATTAGGTATAGATGATGAGCTACTTAACAAAGTGAAAGTCTATCCTAATCCTTTTTTAGATAAAATTGCAATTGAGACTTCTTTTCTGGATAATGAGGTGTTAGTAATAAAATGTTTTGACGTAACAGGTAGAATGGTTTTTGAAGATGATAATGCCACTAAGAAATCAAAAGCAGAAATTGATTTATCATTTTTATCATCAGGAGTGTATTGGTTGCAACTAAATATTGATAATAAAACAGCCCGTTTTAAACTGATAAAAACTTAA
- a CDS encoding SDR family oxidoreductase has translation MNLKLENKNALVCGSTQGIGKACAMALAELGANITLVARNEEKLKQVVAELPNTYQNHSYIVADFQNPVELGQKVARKLAEVDTYHILVNNTGGPAGGAALSAELSEFESAFTQHLKSNHILVQTVVPKMKEADFGRIINIISTSVKQPLDGLGVSNTIRGAVANWSKTLANELGEYGITVNNVLPGATATTRLTEIINNKATKTGRKPEEISKAMKNGIPAKRFAQPGEIANAVAFLATEAASYINGINLPVDGGRTKSL, from the coding sequence ATGAACTTAAAATTAGAAAACAAAAATGCATTGGTTTGTGGCAGTACTCAGGGTATTGGTAAGGCCTGTGCCATGGCATTGGCAGAATTGGGTGCTAATATTACCTTAGTGGCCAGAAATGAAGAAAAATTAAAACAGGTAGTAGCAGAATTACCAAACACCTATCAAAATCACTCGTATATCGTGGCTGATTTTCAAAACCCTGTAGAATTAGGGCAAAAAGTAGCTCGAAAACTCGCTGAAGTTGACACTTATCACATATTAGTTAACAACACTGGGGGGCCAGCTGGAGGAGCTGCCTTATCCGCAGAGTTATCAGAATTTGAAAGTGCTTTTACACAACATTTAAAATCGAATCATATATTGGTTCAAACAGTAGTTCCAAAAATGAAAGAAGCTGATTTTGGTAGAATTATTAACATCATTTCAACCTCAGTAAAACAACCGTTGGATGGGTTGGGTGTGAGTAATACCATTAGAGGTGCAGTTGCCAATTGGAGTAAGACCTTAGCTAATGAACTGGGAGAATATGGTATTACCGTAAATAACGTTTTACCTGGAGCAACCGCCACCACAAGATTGACTGAAATAATCAATAATAAAGCGACTAAAACAGGCAGAAAACCTGAAGAAATTTCAAAAGCTATGAAGAATGGTATTCCTGCCAAGCGTTTTGCACAACCAGGAGAAATAGCAAATGCCGTCGCTTTTTTAGCTACGGAAGCTGCTAGTTATATCAATGGAATTAATTTACCTGTAGATGGTGGCAGAACGAAATCATTGTAA
- a CDS encoding RidA family protein: protein MDNKVTPRGAYPHTKRAGDFIFVSGTSSRRPDNTIAGVDIIDEMGTKHLNIEIQTREVLKNIERNLANEGATLKDIVDVTTFLVNMNDFAGYNKAYAEFFDKETGPTRTTVAVHQLPHPDLVVEIKVMAYKKI from the coding sequence ATGGATAACAAAGTAACACCTCGAGGAGCCTACCCACATACCAAGCGTGCAGGTGATTTTATATTTGTATCTGGTACCAGTTCAAGAAGACCAGACAATACCATTGCTGGTGTTGATATTATTGACGAAATGGGTACAAAACACCTCAACATTGAAATTCAAACCCGTGAAGTACTAAAAAACATTGAACGAAATTTAGCGAATGAAGGTGCTACTTTAAAAGATATTGTTGATGTTACTACTTTCTTAGTAAATATGAATGACTTTGCTGGCTACAACAAGGCATATGCAGAATTTTTTGACAAAGAAACAGGACCAACCCGAACAACTGTTGCTGTACATCAATTACCACATCCAGATTTAGTGGTGGAGATTAAGGTAATGGCTTATAAAAAGATTTGA
- the dinB gene encoding DNA polymerase IV yields the protein MTQRDRAIVHMDLDTFFVSCERLLDNRLKGKPVLIGGTSDRGVVASCSYEARKFGIHSAMPMRMAKQLCPEAIVLRGNSGIYTKFSQNVTEVIKESVPLYEKSSIDEFYIDLTGMDKFFGCHQLASELRQRIMKETGLPISFGLSINKTVSKIATGEAKPDNQIQIIKGTEKPFLAPLSIRKIPMVGEVTYKSLCDLGIKRIITVQEMPMQLMHKVLGKNGLSIWKKANGIDNSPVIQYHERKSISTERTFNKDTTDVEKLRSIIIAMTENLAYQLRRGHKLTACVTFKIRYSDFQTYTQQKRISYSSLDSSILPVVLDLFKKLYNRRLLVRLIGVKFSHLVEGGHQINLFEDDEKLINLSTAIDKMRERYGDRSVVSASGMEAKSISRWNPFTGEPPPLLPNRRR from the coding sequence ATGACACAAAGAGACAGAGCTATTGTACATATGGATTTAGACACCTTTTTTGTGTCTTGTGAACGCTTATTAGACAATCGACTAAAAGGTAAACCCGTATTAATTGGCGGTACTTCTGATCGAGGTGTTGTAGCATCGTGCAGTTACGAAGCTAGAAAATTTGGCATCCATTCTGCTATGCCTATGCGTATGGCAAAACAGTTATGCCCTGAAGCAATTGTACTAAGAGGTAACTCTGGTATTTACACTAAATTTTCGCAAAATGTAACCGAAGTCATTAAAGAAAGTGTGCCTTTATATGAAAAAAGCTCTATTGATGAGTTTTATATTGACCTTACGGGAATGGATAAGTTTTTTGGATGTCATCAATTAGCAAGTGAATTAAGACAACGCATTATGAAAGAAACAGGGTTGCCTATTTCTTTTGGATTGTCCATTAATAAAACCGTGTCAAAAATTGCTACAGGCGAAGCCAAACCCGATAATCAAATTCAGATTATAAAGGGAACCGAAAAACCTTTTTTAGCCCCATTATCTATTCGGAAAATACCAATGGTAGGTGAAGTTACTTACAAATCATTATGCGATTTAGGTATCAAACGTATTATAACCGTACAAGAAATGCCCATGCAATTGATGCATAAAGTATTGGGTAAAAATGGCTTGAGTATTTGGAAAAAAGCCAATGGTATTGACAACAGTCCTGTAATACAATACCACGAACGGAAATCAATTTCTACCGAACGTACTTTTAACAAAGACACTACTGATGTTGAAAAATTAAGAAGTATTATTATAGCTATGACTGAAAATTTGGCATATCAGCTAAGACGGGGGCATAAATTAACGGCTTGTGTTACTTTTAAGATACGCTATTCTGATTTTCAAACTTACACCCAACAAAAAAGAATTTCTTATAGTTCTTTAGACAGTTCTATTTTACCCGTGGTATTAGACTTATTTAAAAAACTGTATAACAGACGGTTATTAGTACGATTAATTGGTGTTAAGTTTAGTCATTTGGTTGAAGGCGGACATCAAATCAACTTATTTGAAGATGATGAGAAATTAATAAATTTAAGTACCGCCATAGATAAAATGCGTGAACGCTATGGTGACCGTTCCGTGGTTAGTGCAAGTGGTATGGAAGCCAAAAGCATTAGTAGATGGAATCCCTTTACCGGAGAACCACCACCATTGTTACCTAATAGGCGGAGATAA
- the kynU gene encoding kynureninase, translating to MSDYQLGLEYAKTQDQSDDLSAYRNQFHIPKDTNGNDLIYFTGNSLGLQPKSTMSYVEEELKAWAELGVEGHTEGKHPWLHYHEFLTENMANIVGAKPIEVIVMNTLTANLHFMMVSFYKPTKTKYKIVIEADAFPSDKFAVESQLRHHGFDEKDGIILWKPRKGNELARYEDLEAIFDLYGDEIALTLIGGVNYYTGQYFDLKRITSLAHFHDSMVGFDCAHGAGNVKLNLHDSGADFAVWCTYKYLNSGPGSLAGCFVHERHANDRELNRFTGWWSHNKETRFNMRDEFDQLPGAEGWQLSNPPILSMAAIRASLDMFAEVGIDRLVEKSKKLTGYFEFLIEQLNNPNIKIITPKDPSERGCQLSIQVLNADKKLHHKLTESGVVSDWREPDVIRCAPVPLYNTYLDVYTMVEKLKEILND from the coding sequence TTGTCAGATTATCAATTAGGATTAGAATATGCTAAAACGCAAGATCAGTCAGATGATTTATCTGCGTATCGAAATCAATTTCACATTCCAAAAGACACAAACGGAAACGACCTCATTTATTTTACAGGGAACTCTTTAGGATTACAACCAAAATCAACCATGTCTTATGTTGAAGAAGAACTTAAAGCATGGGCTGAACTAGGTGTTGAAGGGCATACTGAAGGTAAGCATCCATGGTTACATTACCATGAATTTTTAACCGAAAATATGGCGAATATTGTAGGTGCAAAACCCATAGAAGTTATCGTAATGAATACGTTAACAGCAAATCTGCATTTTATGATGGTTTCCTTTTATAAACCCACAAAAACGAAATATAAAATAGTAATTGAAGCAGATGCTTTCCCCTCTGATAAGTTTGCCGTAGAATCGCAATTGCGACATCACGGATTTGATGAAAAAGATGGTATAATTTTATGGAAGCCACGCAAAGGAAATGAATTGGCTAGGTATGAAGATTTAGAAGCTATTTTCGACCTATATGGTGATGAAATAGCATTGACATTAATTGGTGGCGTTAATTATTATACGGGACAGTATTTTGATTTAAAACGAATTACATCCTTAGCTCATTTTCACGATTCCATGGTTGGTTTTGACTGTGCTCATGGTGCTGGTAATGTAAAATTAAACCTACATGATTCTGGTGCTGATTTTGCAGTTTGGTGTACTTACAAATATTTAAACTCAGGCCCAGGAAGTCTCGCTGGTTGTTTTGTACACGAACGTCATGCCAACGATAGAGAGTTAAACCGTTTTACAGGCTGGTGGAGCCACAATAAAGAAACACGTTTTAATATGCGTGATGAATTTGATCAATTACCTGGAGCTGAAGGTTGGCAATTAAGCAATCCCCCCATTTTATCTATGGCAGCTATTAGAGCCTCTTTAGATATGTTTGCCGAAGTAGGAATAGATAGATTGGTTGAAAAATCGAAAAAACTAACAGGCTATTTTGAATTTTTAATTGAACAATTAAACAATCCAAATATAAAAATTATAACACCAAAAGACCCCTCTGAACGTGGGTGTCAACTATCCATTCAGGTATTAAATGCAGACAAAAAATTGCATCATAAACTCACAGAGAGTGGTGTTGTAAGTGACTGGAGAGAGCCAGATGTTATACGCTGTGCCCCCGTTCCGTTATACAATACATATCTAGATGTATATACTATGGTTGAAAAATTGAAAGAGATACTAAATGACTAA
- a CDS encoding aldehyde dehydrogenase: MTKIQNYINGKFSPPIKDRWLDNYCPANGEVYGQIPNSTQADIDNAVKAAKTAFASWSQTTLDERSRILIKISELIEVNLDRFAEAESKDNGKPISLAKTVDIPRAASNFRFFGNAITQFASESHESVGQNAINYTLRQPIGVVGCISPWNLPLYLFTWKIAPALAAGNCVIAKPSEVTPMTAYLLGEILNEAGLPKGVLNIVHGTGTSTGKAMVEHPDIKAISFTGGTKTGAEIAKIAAPMFKKLSLELGGKNPNIIFADCNYTEMLETTVRSSFANQGQICLCGSRIFVEASIYEKFKTDFINKVKVLKVGHPSNSDTNIGALVSKEHLEKVLDYINISKSENGNILCGGEKVTVTDYENGYYLEPTVIEITTNNCRINQEEVFGPVVTIMPFKSDDEALQMANSVKYGLSATLWTNDLSRTMRMTNQFEVGIVWVNTWMLRDLRTPFGGIKASGMGREGGFEALRFFTEAKNVCIKY; this comes from the coding sequence ATGACAAAAATCCAAAACTACATCAACGGAAAATTTTCGCCTCCCATCAAAGATAGATGGCTAGACAATTATTGTCCCGCCAATGGTGAAGTTTATGGACAAATTCCCAATTCAACTCAAGCAGATATAGACAACGCTGTTAAAGCTGCGAAAACAGCTTTTGCTTCTTGGTCGCAAACTACACTGGATGAACGTAGTAGAATTCTCATTAAAATTTCAGAATTAATAGAAGTCAATTTAGATCGATTTGCAGAAGCAGAGAGTAAGGATAATGGAAAACCCATCTCATTGGCAAAAACAGTAGATATTCCAAGAGCAGCGAGTAATTTTCGCTTTTTTGGAAATGCCATTACGCAGTTTGCAAGTGAGAGTCACGAGAGTGTTGGGCAAAACGCCATCAATTATACCTTACGCCAACCAATTGGCGTTGTGGGTTGTATCAGTCCGTGGAACCTCCCACTCTATTTATTTACATGGAAAATTGCCCCTGCTTTAGCTGCTGGTAACTGTGTAATTGCCAAACCAAGTGAAGTCACACCTATGACCGCTTATTTACTTGGAGAGATACTAAATGAAGCTGGCCTCCCAAAAGGCGTATTAAACATAGTACATGGAACAGGAACCTCAACAGGAAAAGCAATGGTTGAACATCCTGACATTAAAGCCATTTCATTTACAGGGGGTACCAAAACAGGAGCCGAAATCGCAAAAATAGCCGCTCCTATGTTTAAAAAATTATCGTTAGAATTAGGAGGAAAAAACCCTAATATCATCTTTGCCGATTGTAATTATACGGAAATGTTAGAAACTACCGTACGCTCTTCATTTGCCAATCAAGGACAAATATGTTTATGCGGTAGTCGCATTTTTGTAGAAGCATCTATTTATGAAAAATTCAAGACGGATTTTATAAATAAAGTAAAAGTATTAAAAGTGGGACACCCTTCCAATTCTGATACGAATATTGGAGCATTGGTTTCTAAAGAGCATCTTGAAAAAGTTTTAGATTATATCAACATTTCAAAATCAGAAAACGGAAATATTTTATGTGGTGGAGAAAAGGTAACCGTCACCGATTATGAAAATGGATATTATTTGGAACCCACAGTTATTGAAATTACAACAAACAATTGTCGGATAAATCAAGAAGAAGTATTTGGCCCTGTGGTTACTATTATGCCTTTTAAAAGTGACGATGAAGCTTTACAAATGGCAAATAGCGTTAAATACGGGCTATCTGCAACTTTATGGACCAATGATTTGTCTAGAACCATGCGAATGACCAATCAGTTCGAAGTCGGAATAGTTTGGGTAAATACGTGGATGTTACGCGATTTACGAACCCCTTTTGGCGGCATAAAAGCCTCGGGAATGGGACGAGAAGGCGGATTTGAAGCCTTACGCTTTTTCACAGAAGCAAAGAATGTGTGTATAAAATATTAG
- a CDS encoding DNA polymerase III subunit alpha yields MYLNCHTYYSLRYGTISPENLLDLAVRNNLHTIALTDINSTSACLDLVRLSLEKKIKPVLGVDFRDGVEQKFIVLAKNNAGFQKINTYLSTFLHDKTLKIPEQPKYINDTFVIYPFEKDKDYILKENEYLGIKPKDLNHLKFSKWNNSREKLVVLQTVSFQDKKDFNTHRLLRAIDNNTLLSKLPSSEQGAETDLLLSLSTLKLIYADYPELIKNTEKLLDNCTIDFDFSQKVPNNQKSYTNSENLDYRLLEKLTYEGLNYRYQNPDETIYNRIKKELDIVKQKGFVSYFLINWKILKYARSKGYFYVGRGSGANSIVAYLLRITDVDPVELDLYFERFINLYRKNPPDFDIDFSWTDRDDITQFIFKRFKNTALIAVYNTFKFRASVRELGKVFGLPKSEMDILTRGKYNFNTLDKLSQLVITYSKYIQGFPNYLGIHAGGILISEKPIHYYCATFFPPKGFATTQFDMVVAEDIGLYKFDILSQRGLGKIKDTVEIVNHNYPEKEAIDIHDIKRFKEDKQIKYLLKNAKAIGCFYVESPAMRMLLKKLQVDNYLGLVAASSVIRPGVAKSGMMREYILRYRYPERRKEAHPVLLNIMPETYGVMVYQEDVIKVAHYFGGLTLSEADMLRRGMSGKFRSRDEFLKVKQLFFDNCKKDSKPETLTSEIWRQIESFAGYAFAKGHSASYAVESYQSLFLKAYYPIEYMVATLNNGGGFYSVELYVHEARMHGAIIEAPCINTSYNQTIVRGKTIYLGYGFLQSFESNTIKKILLEREKNGLFKSLNNFIERVSISVEQISILIKINAFRFTGINKRELLWQAHLKISKVPLQEDRITLFKTERISYKTPELKSTELENAFDEFELLGFPLCNPFKLLTKPQYNNSRARHLPHYKNKTIAIEGYLVTTKRTSTSNSKTMYFGTFLDRDGDFIDTVHFPPAAIKYPFRGKGIYAIIGKVLEEFDCINIEVSSMHRLAIIEDPRYSDKPKSITT; encoded by the coding sequence GTGTACCTCAATTGTCATACATATTATAGCCTCCGTTACGGCACTATAAGTCCAGAAAACTTATTGGATTTAGCAGTTAGAAACAACTTGCATACCATTGCCCTGACGGATATTAACAGCACTTCGGCATGTTTAGATCTTGTGCGTTTATCATTAGAAAAAAAAATTAAACCTGTTTTAGGTGTTGATTTCAGAGATGGAGTAGAACAAAAGTTTATAGTCTTGGCAAAAAACAATGCTGGTTTTCAAAAAATCAACACTTATCTCTCTACTTTTTTACATGATAAAACCTTAAAAATCCCAGAGCAACCTAAATACATCAATGATACTTTTGTTATTTATCCTTTTGAAAAAGATAAAGATTACATTCTAAAAGAAAATGAATATTTAGGCATTAAACCCAAAGACCTCAACCATTTAAAGTTTTCAAAATGGAATAACAGTCGTGAAAAACTGGTGGTATTACAGACCGTTTCTTTTCAGGATAAAAAAGACTTTAACACTCACCGACTCTTACGAGCTATTGACAACAATACCTTATTAAGCAAGCTCCCTTCAAGCGAACAAGGAGCCGAGACAGATCTATTATTATCGCTCAGTACACTAAAACTTATTTATGCTGATTATCCTGAATTAATTAAAAATACCGAAAAATTATTAGACAATTGCACAATTGATTTTGACTTCTCTCAAAAGGTTCCTAATAACCAAAAATCGTATACCAATAGTGAAAATTTAGATTATCGCTTATTAGAAAAACTCACCTATGAAGGATTGAATTATCGCTATCAAAATCCCGATGAAACAATTTACAATCGGATAAAAAAAGAATTAGATATTGTCAAACAAAAAGGCTTTGTCTCTTATTTTTTAATCAATTGGAAAATCCTCAAATATGCCCGTAGCAAAGGCTATTTCTATGTAGGCCGTGGTAGTGGTGCCAATAGTATTGTAGCATACCTTTTAAGAATTACAGATGTTGACCCTGTGGAGTTAGACTTGTATTTTGAACGTTTTATCAATCTTTATCGTAAAAATCCACCTGATTTTGATATTGATTTTTCATGGACAGACCGTGATGATATTACTCAATTTATTTTTAAACGTTTTAAAAACACAGCATTAATAGCTGTTTACAACACTTTTAAATTCAGGGCTTCTGTGAGAGAACTGGGTAAGGTTTTTGGGTTACCGAAATCAGAAATGGATATATTAACCAGAGGAAAATATAATTTTAATACGTTAGATAAATTATCACAATTGGTAATTACCTACAGCAAATATATTCAAGGATTTCCCAACTATTTAGGCATACATGCAGGTGGAATTTTAATTTCAGAAAAACCAATTCATTATTACTGTGCAACCTTTTTCCCTCCAAAAGGATTTGCCACCACACAATTTGATATGGTAGTTGCCGAAGATATTGGCTTGTATAAATTCGATATTTTAAGTCAACGCGGGTTGGGTAAAATAAAAGATACTGTTGAAATTGTTAACCATAATTATCCTGAAAAAGAAGCCATAGACATTCATGATATCAAACGATTTAAAGAAGACAAACAGATTAAGTACCTGCTTAAAAATGCCAAAGCTATTGGTTGTTTTTATGTAGAATCTCCAGCCATGCGAATGTTACTGAAGAAATTACAAGTTGACAATTATTTAGGCTTGGTAGCTGCTAGTTCTGTAATACGTCCTGGTGTAGCAAAATCGGGTATGATGCGAGAATACATTTTACGATATCGGTATCCGGAACGTAGAAAAGAAGCACATCCGGTACTTTTAAACATTATGCCCGAAACTTATGGTGTAATGGTCTATCAAGAAGATGTAATTAAAGTTGCCCATTATTTTGGCGGATTAACCCTAAGCGAAGCAGATATGTTACGTCGCGGAATGTCAGGTAAGTTCCGCTCTCGAGATGAATTTTTAAAAGTAAAACAATTGTTTTTTGACAATTGTAAAAAAGATAGTAAACCAGAAACCTTAACCAGTGAAATCTGGCGACAAATTGAAAGTTTTGCTGGCTATGCTTTTGCTAAGGGACATTCCGCTTCATATGCTGTTGAAAGTTACCAAAGCCTCTTTTTAAAAGCGTACTACCCTATTGAATATATGGTAGCCACCTTAAATAATGGTGGTGGATTTTATAGTGTAGAACTCTATGTACATGAGGCCAGAATGCACGGAGCTATTATCGAAGCTCCGTGCATTAACACCAGTTATAATCAAACAATTGTACGTGGTAAAACCATTTATTTGGGATATGGTTTTTTGCAATCTTTTGAATCTAATACCATTAAAAAAATCCTTTTAGAACGAGAAAAAAATGGATTATTTAAAAGCTTGAATAACTTTATAGAACGTGTTTCTATTTCAGTAGAACAAATTTCCATCTTAATAAAAATTAATGCTTTTCGATTTACAGGAATAAATAAACGCGAATTACTATGGCAAGCACATTTAAAAATAAGTAAAGTACCATTACAAGAAGATCGTATTACTTTATTTAAAACAGAGCGTATTTCTTATAAAACTCCAGAACTGAAAAGTACTGAGTTAGAGAATGCCTTTGACGAATTTGAATTGCTAGGCTTCCCATTGTGTAATCCTTTTAAATTATTGACAAAGCCTCAATATAATAATTCAAGGGCTAGACATTTACCGCATTATAAAAACAAAACGATAGCGATTGAAGGCTATTTAGTAACTACAAAACGTACGTCAACATCAAATAGCAAGACCATGTATTTCGGTACGTTTTTAGATCGTGATGGCGATTTTATAGACACCGTACATTTTCCGCCCGCAGCAATAAAATATCCCTTTAGGGGAAAAGGTATTTATGCTATTATCGGCAAAGTACTAGAAGAGTTTGATTGCATAAATATAGAAGTTAGTTCTATGCACAGACTAGCTATTATTGAAGACCCGAGGTATTCAGACAAACCGAAATCAATTACAACATGA
- a CDS encoding FAD-dependent oxidoreductase: MTKKDNILIVGAGLCGSLLALRLGQRGYNISVYEKRPDLRKIDISAGRSINLAFSDRGIKAMKLVGLEEKVKPLCIPMNGRMLHDVAGNTVLAPYSGREHEYINSISRGDLNALLLDEAEALPNVTIYFNHKSTEVDFENSIAHFYQYETKSEVSKKADVIFGTDGAGSSLRKSYYLGKKFLFSFSQDYLTHGYKELSILPAKNGGYKVFKNALHIWGRGDFMLIALPNLDGSFTVTLFLSYAEGEYNFNNLTTKEKVLEFFTTYFKDALELMPNLIDDFFENPTSPLGTVKCSPWHYKGNTLLMGDSAHAIVPFYGQGMNASFEDVVEFDKYLDDAQDWESVFKAFEKSRKIDTDAIADLAIDNFHEMKGHVNNAIFREKRNLEMALEKNFPTEYSSKYSLVTFNENIGYYKAMTQGRAQDKAMLNMIADHDISISEKTSKEELAAILKKVQTETENILEEDRIAKNM, from the coding sequence ATGACTAAAAAAGATAACATACTCATAGTAGGTGCCGGACTTTGTGGCTCACTCCTAGCCTTGCGTTTAGGACAACGCGGCTATAACATTAGTGTTTATGAAAAACGACCTGATTTACGTAAAATAGATATCAGTGCAGGACGCTCCATCAATCTTGCTTTTTCAGATAGAGGTATAAAAGCAATGAAATTGGTGGGTTTAGAAGAAAAGGTTAAACCGCTCTGCATCCCAATGAATGGTAGAATGTTGCACGATGTAGCAGGAAATACTGTTTTAGCACCCTATAGCGGTAGAGAACATGAATATATCAATTCCATTTCTCGGGGTGATTTAAATGCCTTATTACTCGATGAAGCTGAAGCATTACCTAACGTAACCATCTACTTTAATCATAAATCTACTGAGGTTGATTTTGAAAATTCCATAGCTCATTTTTATCAATATGAAACAAAATCTGAGGTTTCAAAAAAAGCAGATGTCATTTTTGGAACAGACGGAGCAGGTTCTTCTTTACGAAAAAGTTACTATTTAGGTAAAAAATTCTTATTCAGTTTTAGCCAAGATTATTTGACGCATGGCTATAAAGAATTAAGTATTCTACCTGCCAAAAATGGTGGCTACAAAGTCTTTAAAAATGCCTTACACATTTGGGGAAGAGGCGATTTTATGCTTATTGCATTACCCAATTTGGATGGTAGTTTTACGGTAACCTTATTTTTAAGTTATGCTGAAGGCGAATACAATTTTAACAACTTAACAACTAAAGAGAAAGTACTAGAATTCTTTACAACATACTTTAAAGACGCCTTGGAATTGATGCCAAATCTCATTGATGATTTCTTTGAAAATCCTACATCACCTTTAGGTACGGTAAAATGTTCTCCTTGGCATTATAAAGGAAATACCTTATTAATGGGAGATTCTGCTCATGCGATTGTTCCGTTTTACGGTCAAGGAATGAATGCTTCTTTTGAGGATGTGGTTGAATTTGATAAATACCTTGATGATGCACAAGATTGGGAAAGTGTTTTTAAAGCCTTCGAAAAATCGCGAAAAATAGATACCGATGCTATTGCTGATTTAGCCATAGATAATTTTCATGAAATGAAAGGTCACGTAAACAATGCTATCTTTAGAGAAAAGCGTAATTTAGAAATGGCCTTAGAAAAAAACTTCCCAACTGAATATTCTTCAAAATATTCATTGGTTACTTTTAATGAAAATATCGGATATTATAAAGCAATGACTCAAGGAAGAGCACAGGATAAGGCGATGTTAAATATGATTGCCGATCATGACATTTCAATATCCGAAAAAACGTCTAAAGAAGAGTTAGCTGCAATTTTAAAAAAGGTACAAACTGAAACAGAAAACATTTTAGAAGAAGACAGGATTGCAAAAAACATGTAA